tttgtttactACTTCGACTGGGGATATATTCCATGCTTGCACTAATTTTACTCGAGATGTCCTGGCATTCatttgcaaaaaatattctagTGTTAGCCATTCTTCTGAATCCCTAAAAATTTGTGTTAAATTATTGtccaaaatatttatgtctGTTCCTAACGGATTATAAGTCATTGTTACCCTAAAACTTAGTTCTTCATTTAATAGGTGAATTTGCTTAGTAAAGACGtctaaataaatatgtatactaAGTGAATATGTTTGTTTTTCTGACTGTATTAAAGgtattattacaattttatgcaaatcattgtttatttttaataacttGCATTCTGTTACTAAGGATACACAAATAAAATGCCCATACgtgatgataatattttttttacttaaaAACGCAAACggaatacaaaaaaaataatgaaaaaaaatacataaattaatataaacaatttttacaatttatttcttcactgtgtaattaaatataaatataattgtaaaaaaatgtttttacaatattatgtgtatattttcACAAATATCAAACTAACTTGAAATGGTGTAATAGTAAAAGAACAAGTCttatgtataattttatatgatataaatagcTAGTTATAATTAGCTAAAAATTTTAGTAAAAATCTGCctgaacaaaaaaaaaaaaaaaaaaaaaatcacatattattattaccacattttacaatatagctatattttttaaggtATATTATTCGTCTTAAATAGATAaaagtataatatttttagaataaattaaaaaaacgataaatatatatgtaaggtctcttttaatataattttaaaaatataaaaattgtgttaattctttatttagGGGTTGCATGGAATTCCGCTTTGAGATTTTCATCTATGCACATAAATACTGCATAAAATGCACGtgtttataatatgtaaatttactaggaatataattatttttacataaaaataatggaaaatagaaataataaacaataaataaaacaaataaataaaaatataattataataataatgaataaataataacagataaataaaatgtaaaataaataaatttctcCTCCTTTATGTTGCATTGTTTATTCCCTTAATCAAAGGTATTTcaaaacaatataattaCGTTTTCCATCTAAACGTGGGAATTATAGGATGACGAGAcatagtaaaaataatacagcAAATCCCATATTTACATATCATGAAAGGAAAAAGGTCAAAGGtataaacaaattgaaAAGAAACTGAATGTAGAAAATAACAGTTGCCacgtttttataatatacacGATGGGAGTAATtcttacatatatatatatagttataGCTATAGACGTTTATGCTCtataaatatggaaaacataattaataatgctactttatttcattgccacattttcttttttttaagatgCTGGAACTCTCAAAGAGAGATTAGGAAAAGACTCGATGCGAAAGTTCGAGCAATGCTGGATTTGCTTGAGAACTTCCGAAACTCCTGTTAGTACCCCTTATggtcatatattttgtaaaatatgcatagttaataattttttagcgcaaaaaaaagaatattctaaaaaaaaaaaggaatatgaaaattatattaaagatatggaccgaaaaaaaaaagaggaAGCACTTCATATGAgagaaaaggaaaaaatgaaatttttGGATGACCTTGAAAATGTTCATGAAAATGTTAAGGTACAATTGAAAATTTGATAATGCACACATGGCTAGTTAAAAATGTGGAAAACGCAGTTATAAAGTTTTCGGcgtgaaatatttaaacaaatGAGCCAAATTAttgctttattttatattttttatttatttgaagaAAACGGATGAACGAAAAACGGGTGTAGATATATCTAGTAACTTTTGGATAGCTGGTAATGCAAAAGTAAAGAAAGATAtcgataaaaaattaaaaccaCCATCCAATAAATTAGTATGTCCAATTAGTGGGAAGCCCATAAAAATGAGTGAACTAATTACTATTAATCCTGAGGTTATTGATCAAAATGATACCATAAATGGAAAGTAAGTTTTGctattatatttctatatgataaaataagatAGTGGTGAACAGGTTTTAGTACCTCGAAATGTTAACACGActtatgtacatataaaaatggcatgacaattttttttattttgatagtTGGGTTTGctcattttcaaaaaagaaCATAGACCATAATAAAGCAGTtctcataaaaaaaacaggacaaataattataaaagtaaatattaaaatagatGGATActttataaatatcatatttttattaaacataataaaacaaatatatccaTAATGAAAATCATAATATGTATCATTGGCAACTAATTTGCGTATTTACCTTTTCTTTTATGTAGTCtgtttttgaaaaattcatttatgggaaaaaaaattcattagAAATAGAGGTTGGGGATGAAGATTTTATTAACCTACAACCAGGAGGAACAGGTAtcgtattttattttgtcaatttgtatatccatatttttatttttccaaaaTTGTAGGATGCACTAGTTGTGtgtgtttttaaaaaaggcAATGATAGCAAATTTTAGAAATGAATGAGCAAGAACATGAACAAATATGTGCATACCATTCATAACAAAATGGCTATTCcctatttatttgtatttacaattttatttttttctttcagCTTTCTGTACCCACAACAATGTTCAAAACAGCATGTATCGAGAGGTTCTTCTCTAGCTAGACGAAATGCAAAGcagagaaaaaatatactaaGACAATTCTATTTGCTTCTAACCTTTTCATGTGAtgttacttttatttttttgtttgatTAAATTCCACTTTTGGAATTCCATAATTTAAACCTGTTTAATGATATTCAAACATTTGTCATaagcattatatttttttaaataaaaacattctTACTTttcttaattatttaatatttttgatataatatgtaaaataaataaataatagtaaagAATATGATAAAGTGATAATGTCATAATAAATTTCTctttgaataaaaaaaaaaagattatATAGGGTTACacatttccattttttagctacaaaattttgtgatatatatttataaattattttatttgttcatTTCCTATTCCTTTAAAgagtataaaataaatataataatattagccaaatttaattatgtattataataCGTAGTGGTGATCATTTCGTATGTTTTTCCTGACTATCCATCCATTTACGGTGAACTATTCAGCAATACTTTACAAGGATTgcatatgtttattatgtacaatgtaaacataataaatatgcaaaagtagaaaattgtttattttttataaacttattataattctatttttcaaaactgtttgtaattttttatattttgaaatgtagcatttataatgaaataaataaataaaatttttttttggtgtTTGTTCATTCTTCtgttttcataaaaaaaaataaaaataaaaaatagtaaataaaaatgaaatgatTTGAAATATAAACTATTCCAATGTTGAGAAAAACGAAAGAGAGGATATGTTTCAATTGATCAAATTCAAAGGGGtatattacaaatatataatatttttgttgctgagtttatttatttcaagaGTAAagacatataaaataaaaaaatggaatggCTTGTgggaaaattattattatgaaccTTGTTTAGGCGttaaattagaaaaaagtAACTATCtctttttacaaaataaacagAATTGTGTAgtacataataaatataatgaacaTGTGGAAGCAAAAAGAAATAACTTTGTAAAACCCAgggtgaaaaaaaatattctttttgtAGGGACACCCACTTTAGCACACCATTCTTATAGTAATAGAAAAGGCTGGAGACAATCcgaaaaagtaaataaacGCCATCCTCGTTTTCATTCCTCTCTGTTTGCGACACAACAAGGTGATAATGGCGAAGGGAAAGAAAGCAGCCAATTAGGTAGCGAAGAAAAAGGAGGAAGCCAATTAGGTAGCGAAGAAAAAGGAGGAAGCCAAACAAGCCCCAACACAAGGAgtagtaaaaaaaagaattacaaatttatgtcatggaataataaaaatgaaataaacaattttgatgtcgaaaaatatgatttaataaatagtgGAGATGATACAGAAAAATATCATTCCTCATTTTTTAcatcaataaaaaataaaaaagaaaaaaatgtggaTGCAcatcatttaaatattaaaataaataaagaactAGTAAATACATTATCTGTAGaagaattattaaatgttctttcaaaatatgaagataataaaacagAAAGTAGCACACCAAATGGACAAGTAGATATTCCAAAAAACACAACATTCAACGAAGTAAACATTGTTACAGCGTATCATAGAATTGcaaaacatattaaaaataaaaattatatgctCAAAGAAAATACGaaagataataatgaaatggACGATTTTTTCGACCCTATAACATTCAGCTTGtttgaaaattattcaaaCGTAGCGGACGAAAAGGCCGACGAAAAGGCCGACGAAAAGGCAGACGAAAATACACCTGACCAAAATAATAGCAAACATGTGCTGCCTAACAAAATGGAAGATAAAACCTTTTCAAACATAAATTACAACAACCATTCCTCTTTATgtaatatagatatatataaaaatttatatggcTTGTTGAAGGACAAactgaataataatacatctATAGCACCTAAGCATGTAGCAAATATTGCATGGGCTTCCACTATAATAGcaaatgatgatatatatatatggaataatataaaaaaacagttttatgaaaatatacaaaattttaaagcACAAGAAGTatcaattattatatggtCCTTTAGTGCATCCAAAAATAAActtattcaaaataaagatgaatttatattattatttaattgtataaaaaaatatatagatgaaaataaatttaaagcTCAAGAGTTTAGTAATATCATATGGTCTTTTGctatttcaaaatatgcaaactttgatttattaattatattatataattatgctttaaaaatatttggaaaattatttatgaaagACATAGCAACCATTTTATATAGCTTATCTATATTTGCTACAGACacaataaatcaaaaaataattaatactATTAAAAATCGACATTTTGAAGAATAtggaattaaaaatgattatttgACAATACATAAAGAAGGAcctcaaaataataacgaattaaaaaaaaatgaaaataattttacttCCACTTTTTGCTATTTTAATCAAATACCACAAAATCAGAACACAGTTTCATctgaaaatttaattattgaTTCAGCTGATAATGGAGGCACATCAAATTGTTATAACAAATTAAGTGATGATAAAAagtatgttttttttttactttttgaaaattttttaatttattctttaaaaaaaatacaaaatgaaaGAGAAAAAGTGAATATGAGAACTTGGGCAAATATTTTCTGGTCCTGTGCAAATGTTGGATTAGGACTCTACAATGATTCACCTTCTAATCATAACCTtaaatattacaaataCATATCGAAGGATATTCCTACTTCACAAGATGTGACTTTGCATGATGACACGATTGAGTTTGAAAAGGAATCCGATTCGATGTATAACATATTGACACAAGATAAGTTACAAAATTCAAACATTGAAATAGATCTAAAGCCATATGTGCATGTTATCGAAAATGATTATGTATTTCCACTAACATCGGATGTAGAGAATAGatattcaaattatataaaaacagaAATGGATGTAAAACAATATGGAATAAACGTAAATCTGGATCTCTTTAATCAGGCTGAAAATGTGATTGGTCCTGCTAAGGTAGATAAAGAAGAGAGTGCTATCACTGACTCTGTTCCACAAAATGAAGGCGAAAAGGAAACTAATACTAACGACTGCGTAAATAACAATGGGAAGGACGAAATTGACTGCTctgcatttttaaaatcgcTGGACGCACAAAAAAACGACACTATTTATAACCAAACGAATAAAAgtaatattgtttttaagTTAGTcgaaaattttgaatataatttaaatcaaaaaataattaagtGGTCAAGATGTGAAATTCAATCTATtactaatatattatggagtttatctattttaaatatattttcaaaaaaaataatcgaAGATGGATTATATGAATGTAATAAAAGGTTTATAAAGTATggtaaaagaaaaaattataataaaattcaaTACTTTATTTCACAATTACATCAGTCACAATTATATCAAGTTGCCTTTTCCTATGCCATTTACCTATTAAATGAAGAGAAGAATGgaatgaaaaaaagtaCAAATGCAAGTACaacgataaaaaaaactctttacaacatttttgaaaaatattttaagatCTCTATTAATACTCTcaatatatggaaaaagCAATTGGCTAGAAATCAGAGAAAAGAGGAAAAACAACACATTTCTTCGTCGgtgcataaaaaaatatcaaacgACCTTAAGTAccttaatatttttcattacaaCGAGTACTTTATCCTGGACTCGATTCTAGTGGACGCATACATCCCCCACGCTATGGTAATGCTTGCTCGGTTTGTTCGTTTTGTTCGTTTTGTTCGTTTTGCTCGTGTTACTTCCTTTTTTCATATCAATTTTCCACATATTTTCCGCATATTTTCCACCATTTCAGACGGCGATCGAAATTGACGGCCCAAGCCATTTTATTCAGAGAGGGGCCTCAATTGTGTACAATCCAAACACACTATTTAAGAAGAGACTGCTGAGAGCTCTCGGTTTTGTTGTTGTTTCGATTTCAATAACGGACCatacatttgtttttaGTGCACTAAAcacaataaattttattaaaaaaattctagcaaaaattaattataataaaacataattcaacattttaagaaaatttattattatataaacttagagaaatatatacatattattacacACACCGAAAATGAGAAATTTTATATGGTCCCCAAAATTGTCAactttaaaaatgtgtgCAACGATTAATTTGGCGTTGCACTTGTTCGTATACTACTCTGCTATTTTGCTGCTttgctattttttattttattttttttattttttatttttttgttttaaagtGTAAAACTACAGCGGTGGCTGTCCTACTGCGGACACCGCATCCTTCTTCAATTCTTTcgcattaaaaataataaagataaacATAACAAAGCAGTTAGAAAATGTCAATTAGCATAATCGCTACTTGCTTTGTTTTACCATTTTAGTCgctttaaatttgtttgcATAATtattcgaaaaaaaaaccaaGGGCAACCAATTTAcagaacaaaaaataaactcaAAAAGATGGACAATTCATCATGTTAGTAAATAGCTAATATACAaagtatacatatttatgtatgcctttttaatttttcgtATTATTCAATAAAGtagtttataaaaaatagttatatatGTGGATTTACAATTTTGACACAACATATTTGTTTGTCTATTCTCATagttttcataaaaattataaaaaaacaagaatggtctaaaaaattttatttttataaatatttattaaaaaaaaaaaaaaaaaattctttaaacagaaacaaaaaatgaaatataacGGTAGTATTATTGCTATATATGTAGTACAAATATGTAAGTATTTTTCAACATTTTCAACATTTTCAGCATTTTCAACATTTTCAACACTTTCAAAGAAGTTCAGTCCTTTCGGTGAGATACAACATGCTTGAAGAGCAATTTTGGGATTTCGAGCATATCAACTTCATCTTTTTCTAAAACTTGTTTTAACTTATTATCAGggataatttttcttttcatatCTGGgttttgtaaattattgtccttaatatatttccatgCATATTTCAAAACAAAAACTCTTGATGCTGTGTctgtatttataaattcttTTAAAGGGCTTTTAATTTCACATTCAATTTGTAAACCATTaggttttttttctttcccACTTTCACTACTTTTATCAGTTGTCCCATAATTGTATTTTGCCATAAATCTGTTTAAGGGTGAAAATGATTCATACCCAATAATCTTATTTTtcgaattaaataattttaccCTAATActattcatttttgtatgcttttaaatattcctatatatataatgtgtAGTGTGTGCacgaatataaaaagtataacctttttttttgtgaatattttatttttttttgtaattatttcaaataatacataataaatatcttactattttatatgttaaCGAAAAATcggaaaaagaaaagtaaaaaaattttttaaatatatttaaatatatgaataataatgaaaaaaagtaatatattcctacacatatgtataataattttttttggaagGGGGaatatcaattttattcCCATTGAggatatacaaaaaatgtatatatacgcTTATgagaaaaaagtaaaatatatttttaaaaatactaccccgtttttttttcatatatattaagtaCACCATATGTTTGTATATTaacatgtttatttttcaatttatttttcattttatttttcattttattttttactttatttttcagACGGTCAtacttttaattattacataCGCATGGTATTTTCACAGTATTCatgcaaataaataaaaataaaaaaataaacaaataaataggAAACGAAATATGTGTGTGATATTTTTACCTTGTTTATAtcttgtatttttttaaaaaattatttaaagttgtataattatcaagtctgttttattatatattaaacatttacgatttaatatttttcagcatatttatacgatattaaaaaaaaaaacatgaatatgtatgtaacatttttacgtgtaaaaaaaggaaaaatgtaaactcatgcatatgcatacataagTAGGCATACATAAATAGGCATACATAAGTAGGCATACATAAGTAGGTATATACAGAATGGGAGAAACCCATTTTGATAGTTTAAAGTTAGTATGCCCCTAACATTATCAACCTGGGCAGCTTAACAGATGGGAAAAATGCAGATATCATGGTTTTCTTATGTATTCCCATCCAATCTGGGGTCTATAGTTATTTTTTGCTTGACTTTCTTTTTACACAGAAGTCTATTTTGataatcataaaaatgGGAGGAGTATTGGACATGGCATTTtcttatatgcatataatgtGTGTAGCGAATTTCAACCTAATCCTTTTTTAAGTCTAGCAATGTAGTATTTATTCCTAAATtatcaataatataaatttctGCTTGATCTCctgtatatatatctctTTCTGTTGCTGATGTCATAGCATctttaacaaaattaatatcatctcctaaattaaaatccatatttttaattaattgatttttttgttcaaCCCTATTATCTAGTATGGGCAATATAAGAGAGGAACCACTACCTGTACATGCATGTGTTGATTGATAATATGAACCGATAGCATCATAACTATACAATACCCcttttccattttcatCTATCCCAgctaatatattaaaagtatAGTAAGGGAAAAATCGTCGGCTATATAATGTGacacataataatttggCAATCACATGAACACTAGGATAATGTGAGTGttctaaataaaataattgaatttttttctgtAAATGGTGGAAAAATTAGGAAATAAATTAcagcaataataataatagttcTACAATAAGCACATGTAAGCATAGCCTATACATGTTTTCTTagtttttttgaataacaAACCTGTAATAGGGAGTGCAGTGTTTTTATATCTGATTGCATTCCAGATGACCCAATAATACACTTATCAGTTctgcataaaaaataaaaatatatatataaatgtttaagtaatatattttatatgatatattagGAACACACTACTATAAACAAACACAGCATTATGaatgcataatttttttttacattttggATATCTTGGGGCAGTTTCTTGTGTATATGGAATAAGACAATGACAAACGAGTATCTCCAGCCAAAATTACATAATCCTTTCCTGTTAAGCCAATAACAGTTctgtcaaaaaaaaaatgatgtttTGATTATACACTACATATATTCATCTAttacttataaaaatatgagcacataattatgttagtagcataaatattttcgtATGGGCTTTCTAAAGGTTtcattccttttttttttttataaaatatatttacttataagtatttcattttttttttgtttcttaCCCCCCATTGTCAACATATGGATTCCACCTTTTAGAAGGTCGAGCATGCTCTATTGGGgcttcattttcttctgctttttttttttcaactaaattattatttaattgtaaaatttccattttttttacaaaaataatgtgaCTAATATTATAGAAGAAAATACAGTATTTATAAACAGTAGTATTGTGCTTCTCTTACTTTATAatcaattataaaaaaagattgagaacaacaaaaaagtgttataaatataaataataaataatagatAATAGCAAAGGTATgtgttattattacattaatttaattatatgtataagccatactataattttacaatttttttatttttagttttTACATTTGAGAAAGCCCCCATTTTATATGCACAAATATGTTATGCGTATAATtacatcatatatattatgcctaaataataatactatatattatgcaatttttttctttcattttttagaaaaaacaGTAACACTTatcttatttataataacaaaaaaataaacatacaATTGCACACataatcataatatataaaatatagtattattatattttcctaacttttgaagaaaatgtactatatttttttttttttttttccttccCATTTTTAACTATTTATTCAGGGTTTTATTTGATACATTTTGTCATGCTTTTCCCACATaccttttattatttatttttataatacctaattataaagaaacaataaaagaatatgCCTTAACATCCTATTTAATGTTGTAAGCTTaggttattttttattttgtaaaaaaagtcTTTCTATATGTATGTTCCCCTTCCTATGTTTGAATAATTACACCTATTGCtgttatatgttttataaatataagtagCTTTTTCCAAAAAGGTGTTTGTTTTTCAGAGAAACGCTTGTTGgcatatacacatatttgAGTTATAAGttttttagtttttatttacacaCATATTTGTGTtggtttatatatttttgtgtaaatatacaaaaaaaaaaggataaagtaaaaaaataatataatgaatgATGAAAAAGGGTGTGGATGAAGTATTGCTTTTGCAAAAacgttttatatttccttttcatttttatttttttctataagGTGAGTAGATATTGTAGTATTGCTATCcttatttttaagaaaCATGCTGTTATTTGTGTTAGGGGaagaataattaaatagGTTGTACGTTTTAACGATTGAAATTGGTTTGCTTTGCTTTctgtttaaaaatttttgaacagctattgaaatatattttctataaaagTTATATTCATGTGAtgatacatataatttataatctaataaatttaaaaaatgggcttctaatttatttaattcttttgTTGTAATTCCTCCAACTTTTGCATAAAAAGcatttgaataatataagtCGTCGAAAAATTTTGCAGATATCATAACTGctgttattattaatctatgtatacataataatgataatgtaATATCTTTAtggatttttataattcgatctaaatatatcataagTAAAACAAAACATTCATTACTACAACCTATATATTTCCCAATTCGttcaacatatttttttattgatatATCTGGTACTTGTGAAGCATGAAAAGttgttatttttccatCTCCTTTgctcatttttatcatttctCCTAAAACAATTGgtatatacattatataatCTTTGTGTGTCCTTGGAGCATTTATTTCAATATCATAATCCatttttcacaattttCATGTCTTGGGTTATTTTATGTACGCTGTCAAAGTAATGTAGGAAATGTCGAATCTCTACACGCAATTATCAAGtctatatatgcatatatttatttgcttATGTCTATATCATGCACTTAGCATGTgactatatatttttatgaatatcaATGTAATGAAAGACAATATATActgaaatataaaaattttcacaTAAATTGGCTAGTTTGAGTTTTTACATGACCATGtaaggtaaaaaaaatataatattcaactaaacaaattaagcataataaatttagcaagcatatttaatatatagacgaataaatatttttaatatctgGTCGTTAttcttaatatatttgtttcattaaaattgtgattatattattatttttacaaaaaatggaaaaaaaaaaataaaaaaatataaaaaaaaaaaaaaatattaaaaaaaaaaaatatacaaataaaaataaaaaaaaataaaatagctaTTTATATAGCTTAATAAAATAGGAACAAATTTTGTAGgttctataaaaatatataaaaagcagacatatttatgatatattcaatttttcattgtatagatatatcagaatatatatacctatATGTGATTTGTACAATTGCTTAGCTACTCTTGTGTAGGTTATACTTGTGTGTGTGTGCAGACAAAATTTGGCTTGTCTATCCATTgtgaaagaaaataaagtaaTACAAGggtaaataaattaaaacttAAAAGTTGTGAGTTCAGTATTaaacatgaaaaaaaatataaaaaaataacgacAATAAAATGAGTAGCAAATTCGATGAGCAAGAAGATAAAATCTCGTCATCGCTggtaatatttatgaatataatactataaaatttatatatggaaaaaaaaatcaatcgATAAATggtaaacaaaattataaaaagggAGGATACAGCTTGTATACCCACCTCAAAGTTTGAATGGGAAATTATATccatgcatatatgtatttttatttttgctttgtttaaattaaaaaatgggcTTAATTATTAGCTAAATTAGGAggaaacaaattatatagaaaataaataagaaaaGCGAAAAAAGCCAAAACCGTtgtttgaatatttttctaagATA
This Plasmodium chabaudi chabaudi strain AS genome assembly, chromosome: 12 DNA region includes the following protein-coding sequences:
- a CDS encoding SWIB/MDM2 domain-containing protein, putative (term=annotation;date=20121108;qualifier=removed_product=conserved Plasmodium protein, unknown function;qualifier=added_product=swib/mdm2 domain-containing protein, putative;curatorName=ucb@sanger.ac.uk;~term=annotation;date=20160125;qualifier=added_gene_name=mdm2;qualifier=added_literature=pmid:26791088;qualifier=added_GO:0005739;curatorName=ucb@sanger.ac.uk;~pfam_scan;Pfam:PF02201.14; E()=2.7E-23;score=81.5;query 55-125;description=SWIB;~iprscan;InterPro:IPR003121 : SWIB/MDM2;Pfam:PF02201; score=2.7E-23;query 55-125;description=SWIB/MDM2 domain;~iprscan;InterPro:IPR019835 : SWIB domain;SMART:SM00151; score=6.3E-15;query 51-130;description=SWIB domain;~iprscan;InterPro:IPR036885 : SWIB/MDM2 domain superfamily;Superfamily:SSF47592; score=3.49E-23;query 44-127;description=SWIB/MDM2 domain superfamily), producing MNSIRVKLFNSKNKIIGYESFSPLNRFMAKYNYGTTDKSSESGKEKKPNGLQIECEIKSPLKEFINTDTASRVFVLKYAWKYIKDNNLQNPDMKRKIIPDNKLKQVLEKDEVDMLEIPKLLFKHVVSHRKD
- a CDS encoding protein AMR2, putative (term=annotation;date=20190210;qualifier=removed_product=RAP protein, putative;qualifier=added_product=protein amr2, putative;qualifier=added_literature=pmid:30726238;qualifier=added_GO:0020011;curatorName=ucb@sanger.ac.uk;~;query 1083-1097; ~;query 1060-1082; ~;query 1-1059; ~;query 1077-1077;GPI_cleavage_site_score=0.4644;~tmhmm; query 1-1098; ~pfam_scan;Pfam:PF08373.6; E()=1.3E-11;score=44.3;query 1029-1087;description=RAP;~iprscan;InterPro:IPR013584 : RAP domain;Pfam:PF08373; score=2.0E-11;query 1029-1087;description=RAP domain;~iprscan;InterPro:IPR013584 : RAP domain;Prosite:PS51286; score=15.271;query 1027-1087;description=RAP domain;~iprscan;InterPro:IPR013584 : RAP domain;SMART:SM00952; score=7.7E-7;query 1029-1088;description=RAP domain), coding for MFQLIKFKGVYYKYIIFLLLSLFISRVKTYKIKKWNGLWENYYYEPCLGVKLEKSNYLFLQNKQNCVVHNKYNEHVEAKRNNFVKPRVKKNILFVGTPTLAHHSYSNRKGWRQSEKVNKRHPRFHSSLFATQQGDNGEGKESSQLGSEEKGGSQLGSEEKGGSQTSPNTRSSKKKNYKFMSWNNKNEINNFDVEKYDLINSGDDTEKYHSSFFTSIKNKKEKNVDAHHLNIKINKELVNTLSVEELLNVLSKYEDNKTESSTPNGQVDIPKNTTFNEVNIVTAYHRIAKHIKNKNYMLKENTKDNNEMDDFFDPITFSLFENYSNVADEKADEKADEKADENTPDQNNSKHVLPNKMEDKTFSNINYNNHSSLCNIDIYKNLYGLLKDKLNNNTSIAPKHVANIAWASTIIANDDIYIWNNIKKQFYENIQNFKAQEVSIIIWSFSASKNKLIQNKDEFILLFNCIKKYIDENKFKAQEFSNIIWSFAISKYANFDLLIILYNYALKIFGKLFMKDIATILYSLSIFATDTINQKIINTIKNRHFEEYGIKNDYLTIHKEGPQNNNELKKNENNFTSTFCYFNQIPQNQNTVSSENLIIDSADNGGTSNCYNKLSDDKKYVFFLLFENFLIYSLKKIQNEREKVNMRTWANIFWSCANVGLGLYNDSPSNHNLKYYKYISKDIPTSQDVTLHDDTIEFEKESDSMYNILTQDKLQNSNIEIDLKPYVHVIENDYVFPLTSDVENRYSNYIKTEMDVKQYGINVNLDLFNQAENVIGPAKVDKEESAITDSVPQNEGEKETNTNDCVNNNGKDEIDCSAFLKSLDAQKNDTIYNQTNKSNIVFKLVENFEYNLNQKIIKWSRCEIQSITNILWSLSILNIFSKKIIEDGLYECNKRFIKYGKRKNYNKIQYFISQLHQSQLYQVAFSYAIYLLNEEKNGMKKSTNASTTIKKTLYNIFEKYFKISINTLNIWKKQLARNQRKEEKQHISSSVHKKISNDLKYLNIFHYNEYFILDSILVDAYIPHAMTAIEIDGPSHFIQRGASIVYNPNTLFKKRLLRALGFVVVSISITDHTFVFSALNTINFIKKILAKINYNKT